Below is a window of Chelmon rostratus isolate fCheRos1 chromosome 23, fCheRos1.pri, whole genome shotgun sequence DNA.
gagtcaggatgtggttagcctaccttagcataaagactggaagcaggggcaacagctggcctggctctgttcaacgctaagctaggctaaccacatcctgactccagctctgtacataacacacagacatgagaataatcaataataatcaatCTCAACATCTTACTCATGGAGAGGAGGTGAATAATTGTAGGTTATTTTGTAAAATGGTGAAATATTCTTTTAAGTAAAGGGTATGAAGTTGGAGCATTTTAGCCTAGcatagcataaaggctggaagcagtgggaaacagctaacctggctaTGACCAAAAGTTAGGTGTGATTAAGTGTGTTTCTGAAAAATATTGAACAATTCTTTGAAGGTTTTAATGCCAGCAGTATGTGGACAAATGAggtatttacagtatttcacaTTAGTCCTAATACAACAGTAGTATAACTGTGAAAACATCCATGAGTATGTGTACATGTGATATTTACTACATCTGACTTTAAATACATAAATTCTTTTACTTACATGAACTTCTGAATGCAGTATTATTCCACTGTAGTACTGCTAGCTTTACTTTAATAAAGGATCTAAGTCCTTTCCTGTTTAAGTCATTCTGTGGTTACCTGTCGTAtttttattatagtttttaTTACTATACTTTGATATGAAAGCACTTAGATTGTTCTACGTTGGAATTGGTATTTACAGAAAACAATCTCAATCGGCTGTCAGTAAGTTTGAAGTCACTGAGTAATGTTGGTGAAATCCTATCTACACAGCACAAATCATGAAATTCTCATATATACAATCATTTTTGCTAGAACTGTCGCCACATCAGTGTGGAGCTAAATGAaatcagatgatgatgaaacctTTTTTGACCAATATATTTTTTCAGAAACATTAACTGTAACTctgtacactgtgtgtttacGGGACACATGTAGAAACTGGTGAGACTGATGGAGAATTACACAGACTGGGACGACGGGAAGCTTTTATATGAAGAGAAATGTGCGAAATacaagtgaaaaataaattctAAGAATACTACAGGGAGCAGGTACAGgtatcttctctctcttctgtgaATACACGTTGCTACTGccactttgatcatgaaggtgacactacTCTATAGATTATATAGGCTGCAATATAGCATAGAACTGAGTATTTATAGTtatagtttagagaatattacaGATCCAGGATAAAACTGACATAAGGACAGGACTGAGAAAAAACGGTGCAATTACAAATCCATCTCCCACCTCAGCACTGGACTGCACTACGGATTTCTTACACAGCACAAGCTACTGATATTGAACCATGGTCGGGCCAGAGATTCTTGCAAAAACCCaagtcagataaaacaagtATAATGGTGATTTTGTTAATGAGGTGCATGGTATCCCCCCTCATGCCCCCTCAAATCGCCTTCAGGTGAACATAGTTAGCATTATACCTGCTACAGATCAGCATGGAAGCATTATTATTGTGAGTATTCTCGCTTGCTGACATTAGCTGTGTTTATGAGAATTACTGTCCTGCTGCCACTCGCTACTCACTGCTGCTACAATGGAAGACATACTTAAGAAAGTTAAGAAATAACATGCAAGCTGTAAAACTGACAGTGGACGCCAGCAATACACataatgaaaagacaaacacattcattttgacAGCACTAATAAATAAGTATACCTGGATTGGCCTTCATGATAGCTGATATTGCAAATCAGCTGCCAGTAACCATTTTCTCTTGCTGGTCCTCGACTGTGACATGTAGAGCTGTCCATCTTCACCTAACCTAACATATCAACCATTGCTGCAGGCAAGATATGATGAAGATCTGCAGTAGGTGCTGCTGTCTTGAAGGAAGCAGGTGATTCAGTTCCAACCACAATCACAGGGTGGTGTCTGCCCCCTGACTCTGGGTGGATGAAGTTGACAGATatatttatttcactgcagAAAGCAACAccatggaaaaaagaaaacataaatagaTAAACTCCTTGATCTGATGTCTTCAGCTTGAATCAGTTGCAACAGTTGCCAGGACGCATGCTGACATCACACTCCTCATCTTGGATTAACAGTTTGAATATTAAGAGTAAATAAGTAGTTTAAACCTCAGCTTCTGAGGACACAGCACAAAGGTTTAAGAGACAATGTGATTTTGTTCTAGGCAGCACAGGTTTAAACCTGTCCTAAACCTTAAACTGTACCTAAGGAAATGATAGAGTGACAGCCCCACTTTTTCAGAGTGGCTGTTTGTTGAGCTACAAAAATTACAAGGAAATAATAATGCATTCCAGTTGCTCACTGCCGGATGATAAACAGAGTGGTAGACGGAGCTGGTGTCGTTCTGAAAGCTGCCAGGTGTTACATAACAAGAATGAGGCTTAAAACCAGCACTGTTACCTCACAGTAAGACGGTCTACGAGTCCACCCGATGACTGGACTCTCCATGTTTCCATGTCTGCGTGGTTTCCTCCCACATTCCAAAGACAGGCAGGTTAGGTGAACTGGAGACTCTGAAAAGCCGTTaagtgtgaatgtttgtgtctACCTACTGTTACCTAAAAAGCATTTGACTGAAATAGCCACCACTCACAGAATATTctgaatattaaaatgaaaacaaatatttatctCCTttcatgcatgtaaaaaaaaacaaatgttaaattactttttttgtcttttataatTGAATGAATTGTTCTTCACTGTGATGTGAATTGTCAAAAACAATCAACTGTCGAAGAgtgcatatttttttaactttatattTTACCTCTATATATAGTGTCTTCGAGAGTCTTCAAAGCCCACTGCACATACTTTTTATGTATTACACCTGAATAAAATCattactcattcattcatctatTTAATATCAATTGGACAATGGCATAATACAATGATTTTAAGACTTTCATAAGTAATAGCACCTGGACCATATATCTTCACCTGCCAAGTTAGGGGTTTAGTTTAGTTATTCCCTATTTTTTATGGAAAGAGTTCCCCTTTTTGTGTCAtctttctttacttttcccACCTTTGTGATTGTTGTTTAGTTTCACTTGTCCGTCATTGGACATCCTTCCTTAATGTATTTAGGTCTGTATTTTCCCTCAGTCTGTACCACTTCATCTTTGTACCTTGTGTGTCAAGTATTCCAGCTCTTTCTAGTGTTTTCAGAccattgctttttctttctggaGACCTTAcctgtttttggacttttggattCTTGCTAGCTCTTTACTgggtttgtttgcttgtttggatTTTCTTTGGATTCGACCTTTGCCTGCCTCACCATCCCATAAACGTTTTTGATTAAATCACTGGAACTGCACCAGCTCCGACTCTGcagtctgcatttgggtccttgCCCCTGTATTCCTTGTATTTCCACATGCATAAGTAAGACAGTACAAACTGAGATGGACCCAGCAGACATTATTACTCATTTGGAGGACGTTAAGGACATGAGATCTGCTATGGATAAAGATTATGTTTCCTTTTGTCTGAGTTGTGCTATGGACTTTAAAGATAAGCTGAGGGCTATAACCTACCTCCTTTGAACAAGCTATCTTCTCAAAGCCCTGGTTTttcatccactctgcaagaaggaatGCTCCCGCAGGTCCTATGatattgcatatatatatatatatatatatatatatatatatgcaatatCATAAATGCTGTAGTCACCTTATCCACCgttgtgcaatttgtgtaaaatctgtgaaattccATAGCATTTTGGTAGTATATTTTTACAGCAATTCTTCTGAAAGTTCTTcaatatatatattacatattttttatatatagtcatttgtataaatgtacatatatatagtctggGTTTATTCCTCAATAGGAACCAGCTCACTCTATATTGACACATAATATTGAGGCTGAGATGGGTGGCTGGTGCTCATCTTGCCCCTTTGTGGAGGattttgatgattgatttgACCACCCCGTTGCTGGATGTGCAAGAGGGACTTTTAATCATgccaaatgtggagaagtgactATATgccagacctgagagagacgtagctggagacagagtttggtctattattttgtactgatgaaTAAAAGACCCGCAGCAGCTGACTTAAGCTTTTATatagtttattttcatgaatattgatttgtttgtctaAATGCTATTTACCTTTTAACATTTACGTTTTATCTTGTGCAGGGATACATTTAGTTGCAATCTCCTCCAAGAAGACACATGATGCAGGAGAAGTTTTATACTCCACTTAAAGGTTTAAGAGCTTAAAACTGATATTGCATTGCCCATTTTGAAGATCGTACATGTCTACATTTATGTTATGCATATCTATTGTTAGGTTCTACAGTTTGTGGGTGGTAAAAACACAAGCTTAATCCGTGCATTGTATCTGAACAGTTCAGCGGTGAATTTGATGACGGTGATGTCGACTGTAGTAGGGAAGAAGAATAAAACCATCAGTGATGTAAGAACCAAGGTGGTGTGCAGTAGACCACATTAGAGGATGTGAAtatatgtctctctctctcatacagtCAAGCCCAAAATTATTCATGCCCCCTGGCAGACTTTGACTTGAAGTTACTTTTATTCAGCAACTTTTTTCTCGATAGGTTCCCACCACGTTTGACAGTGGAGATGGTGTTCTTAGGGTTGAAGGCTTCTCCTTTTTTACGCCAAATGAAGGATACATCATTGTGGCCAAACAATTACATTTTGGTTTCATCTGACCACGAAACAGAAGACCAGAAGTCTTCGTCTTTGTCCAGATGAGCATTTGCAAAGGCCAAGCAGGCTTTTGTGTGCCTTATCTGGAGAAGTTGCATTCTCCTTGGTCTGCGTCCGTGGAACCCAGCAGTGTGCAGTGTCTGTTGGACTGTCTGCCTTGAGATGTTGTCACCAGCAGAGCCCAGATTCACCAGGATGGCCTTGGTGGTGATCCTTCACCTCTCTCACTGTCCTCCTGGCCAGCACAGCTGCCACTTCTAGCTTCTGACCACGTCCTCTGAGATTTTCCACAGTGCAGAACGtcttgtattttttaataatacTTTGCACCGTAGCCACTGGAACCTGAAAACATTTAGATATGGCCTTACAGCCCTTTCCTGACTCGTGAGCAGCCACAATGCACAGCCGCAGGTCCTCAGTGAGCTCCTGTGTCTTAGCCATGACAGTCCACAGACCAGCTGaagagagctgctgtttttcacctgTTGAGTTGAGTAAAACAGCTGTTCCCAATGAATCACGGTAATTAGGATGCTTTAGAGCAGCATGGACTATTTAGAATGGTATAGAACTTTGGATGTTCCCACAGACTGTAACAGTTTGCAAAGGGTATGAATAATTTTGGACATACCACTTTTTGttcaaatgtacaaaaaaaactattataaatattttttccacAATGATGCCTCTTCTACATTATCTTATTATCTTCTGGGAGACGCCTCATTTCCAATCAAGAAAAAAATTGCAGGTTGAATAAAATTAACTTGCCAGGGGTATGAATAATTTTGGGCTTGACtatatgcacagacacacacacacccttcttTTCAGCCCTAAGATCTCACATGTAGCCTCCAGCTGTAACTGCAGATGTCATCCTTATGTATACTATATTCTACATGTTTGGAATGACATTTGCAGACTACATAATGGCCAACTTACTACTATATGACAATAAGAAATACAGCAAATTTGTGCTGAAAGCATGAGAATGTTCTTGTTGATATAATCATGTGACGTTAGCTGTTGTTTACACAAGTAGATGTCATGTCATTATTATAGCAGTTAAATTTGGTGTAACACTTGAGAAATCATATGTAATATCTAGgtgaaatgtcattaaaatagTCCCTGTGAGGAGCTACACAAACAGTAAGTGTGACCGCACAATTAATCATCTTCAGTAACTACTACAACTTGTAGTGTACACAAAAGGAAAACTATGACTTGTAGAGTCATAGTTTATGGTTTCCATATTCCAGCTGTGGATTCGCCCATGCATCCTCACTCATAACTCCTTCCATaggcctcctctctccttcctccttaCCTTTGGAAATGCATTTTTGGAATTCAGACATCCTTCAAAATGGCGTGCAAAGATTGACAGGCAGGAGAACgaaggagagagcagaggagggggcaTCAAAGAGAGACCTGAGACATGGCCAAGGAAACGCATCAGGACCTCATCGGTTTTCCTGCAGAGAAGCGTTTAGGCAACCATTATCCACCCAGACCTTCAAAATATAGGAACATGTTTAAATGGTTTCAACGTATGGCACGGTAGTTTAGTATTTAATCTTCACATCTACTATGTGGTAACATATGATGTTACCTGAATCAGAAAAAATGGATATGATATATATTTTCTGACTGTAAAGTTTCATCAGCGACCAACGATTGTCATTCACGTGTGAAGAGGGTGCTCTTATTCTGAAAGGCTCGAAAGGGAAGCATTACTGTTGCTGTTGGAGGAACGTTTGACACACGACGAACCTTCACTTGCATACAGACCGACCGGACAACTGCCGAAGAAGAAACTCGGCGGTGCCAACAGAGAAGGCTGGCAGCAGATAGAAGGTACGCCATGATTTATAGAGTCATTGTCAACTGTTTACAAAGACGTTTTAATGGCCTGGTCAATGACTTTAACTTGTGTGGGCAGCCTTTTAGAGTACAGAAAGCGACCGTCGTGTTGCTCCTCTGTCCGCAGTGAGCGCTTCAAACGCGGGTCAACATTAAGCCTTGAACTCTGCCCTGACTTGATAACAGCACAAGTACAAAGGTTACTGTCGTATCCATGGTGAACATGTACTTGAAAGGTATTATGGGATACACCGGAAGGAGGCTTCAGTTTAATAAATGGTTGCAACAGGAGATGGACGCGTGTGACCGAGTGTCATTATTATACTCATAGATTCAATTGtgaatgctgaatgctgagCAAAAGCAGGTACACAACATTGGCGACGAGGAGTAAGACGGCGTTGACATAGTTAAATGTAAGTTTAGTTAGCTAATATGGAGAAATCAGGAATTCCGAACTTCGCATGCTACACAGAGCCAGCCACGATAGGTTCCAGATGGAAAAGATGGCTAACGTCTTTTGAGCTATATGCTGACGGAAAAGGGCTCATATTAGCCGAAGATTCTCCTGCTGCTACAAAGCAAAGGCGACGTGCACTTCTTCTACATCTAGCCGGACCAGACGTTCAGGATGTCTTCTCAACTTTGGCTGACACCGGCGAGCCAGCGGACTACCAGAAGACGGTCGATGCTTTGAACGCCTACTTCGTGCCTCAAGTTAATGCTGCGCTAGCAAGGCATGAGTTTCAAAAACTGCACCAAAAGCAAGGTGAGACTGTTCAACAGTTTGCTACACGCCTGAGGCAAGCAGTAAAAGACTGTGGCTATGGTGGCGATTCTGACAATCAGATTAGAGATGCAATACTAAGTAAAGGCACTTCTGAATATGTAAGGAGAAAACTTTTAGAAGAGGGTCGTGGACTGACGCTAGCATGTGCATTGGAAGTAGCCGCGCGCTGTGAGAGCATCGAGGAGCAAATGACTGCGATGTCAGGCGCTGCTAAAGCTACAGAGTCAGTCAATCAAATTTTCcagaaaggaaaaagggggaagCAAGTAAGTGGAAATgcaaaaggaaagcaaaacagagacaataaaaacgATGGGAAATGCTATAGATGTGGTAATACTGATCACATTGGACGAGATCCAAAATGCCCTGCACGAGGACAGACATGTAACAAGTGTCATGGGAAAGACCACTATGCAAAGATGTGCCGCACAAAAAGCGCGAAAACGAAACAGACTGTAAATAATGTTGAGGATACAAATGAGGAGGACTTTGCGTTTGCTATTAATGATGGCGACATGCCCGAAAGACTCACAGTCTGTTTAGGGGGAGTGAATGTGAGAATGCTAATAGACTCTGGTGCAACAAGCAATGTAATGGGAGAAAATGCGTGGGAAAAGTTGAAGTCAGAGCACATAAAGTGTCGCTCCTATGTCCctaagacagagaggaaactctACTCATATTCTTCCAGCCAGCCATTAGCAGTCAAGGGTGCATTCACATGTGACATTTCCATAggcaacaaaactgaacatgcTGAATTCATTGTAATCAGGGGAAATGGAGAACCACTGCTGGGGAAGGAAACAGCAACACGCCTGGGAGTGTTGAGAATAGGCACCAACATTTCTGCTGTAACTGACCTTAGGCATGTACTCCAGCAGCAGTATCCCGAAGTGTTTAAGGGAGtgggaaaactgaaaacaagacagGTTAAGCTGCACGTTAACCCAGAGGTGAGACCTGTAGCCCAGCCACTTAGGCGCATACCATTTAACCTCAGGGGGGCAGTAGAGTCCAGAATTAAGGAATTGGTGGACTTGGACATTATTGAACCTGTGAATGGCCCCACCCCATGGGTGAATCCAGTTGTGATCGTCCCAAAGCCTGGAAATGATGTTCGTCTGTGCCTTGACATGAGGCGGGCTAATGAGGCCATAGTGAGGGAACGCTTTCCAATCCCCACGGTGGACGAGCTACTCCAAGGCATGAATGGCTCGATCATATTCAGCAAGTTAGATCTAAAATGGGGTTACCATCAACTTGAGCTGACTCCCGAGTCACGTGAGATCACCACATTTGCAGTGCACAACGGGGTGTACCGATACAAAAGACTGTTATTTGGTGTATCATCCGCCAGTGAGCAATATCAGCATGAGATTGCCAGCGCTTTAGCTGGGATTGAAGGCGTGGAGAACATCTCAGATGATGTAATCATACATGCCGCTGACCAAGAGACACATGACAGGCGACTACATGCAGTCATGACGAGACTCAAAGAGACCGGGCTGACCCTGAACCCAGAGAAATGCCAGTTCAATATGGACAGACTGATTTTCATGGGGATTCTGCTATCCGAGAAAGGAATAGGGccaacagaggagagagtgcGTGCTGTGACCGAAGCAAGAGAGCCGGAGAACGCCACAGAGGTGCGTAGTTTCTTAGGACTTGTAGGTTACAGTAGCCGATTTATCCCTCAGTTTGCAACTCTGTCGGAACCACTGAGACGTCTAACACGGAAAGACACACCATTCAGGTTTGGACCAGAACAGAAACAAGCATTCAGTGCCCTTAAAGCAGAGTTAGCTAGAGCTACAACCCTAGCCTACTTTGACAAAGACGCACCAACACAGGTGATCGTGGACGCAAGCCCTGTTGGATTAGGTGCAGTGCTAGTTCAAAGTCAGAGGGGAATTAAAGTTCCAGTATGCTATGTGAGCCGCAGTCTAACCGATTGTGAACGGAAATactctcagacagagagagaggcactaGGTCTAGTTTGGGCCTGTGAAAGACTGCATCCATACATCTATGGAAGGAAGTTCGATCTTGTCACAGACCATAAGCCATTGGAGGTGATATATGGTCCACGTTCCAAGCCATGCGCACGGATAGAGCGCTGGGTCTTGAGGCTACAGCCGTATGAATTCAAAGTGGTCCACATAGCAGGAAAGAATAACATTGCTGATCCACTGTCAAGACTGTTGACCGGTACAGTGAAACGAGTTCAACATGAGCATGGAGCTGAGGAATATGTCAGATTTGTGGCAGTGAATGCAACGCCGAAAGCACTCACCACTAAAGAAGTGGAAGGGGCATCAGCCATTGATCCAGAATTAGGTGAGGTACGCAAAGCCATTGCCACcggacattttgagaaatgcaaaCAGTATGCAATTGTGGCAAACGAGCTATGTACGATAGGTTGTCTTGTTCTGAGGGGCACGCGCATAGTGTTGCCACAAGCCCTGCGAGCGAGAGCGCTTGCACTAGCCCATGAAGGACATTTGGGTATCGTTGGAACCAAGCAAAATCTCAGAACAAAAGTGTGGTGGCCTGGTATGGACAGAGCAGCCGAGAGACATTGCAAGGCCTGCCATGGCTGTCAAATCGTGGCTAAGCCTGACCCACCAGAGCCGCTAAGACCAACACAGTTACCTGATGGACCCTGGCGGGATGTTGCAGTCGACATTCTTGGACCTCTCCTGTCAAACCACTCCATCCTAGTGGTAGTGGATTACTTCAGTCGATACTACGAATACGACATCCTGACTACTACCACAACAGACAAGGTAATAGACAGCATGGAGACAATTTTTAGCAGACATGGACTGCCAGTCACATGCAAGTCAGATAATGGACCCCAGTTCAAGTCAGAGCTTTTCAGACAGTATTGCGAGGAAAATGGAATCACACATGTGAAAACCACACCAAAATACGCTCAGGCTAACGGAGAAGTTGAGCGGCAAAATCTGTCACTGTTAAAGAGAATTAGAATTGCTCAATCACATGGACTAGACTGGAAAAGAGAATTGAGGAAATATGTGACTGTGTATCGTGGCATCGCCCACACCACAACAGGCAAAAGCCCAGCAGAATTGCTTTTCAATCGCAAAATAAGAGGGAAACTGCCAGAGCTCATTGAGACTCACATGGACCAGGAGGTATGTGATCGAGACgcagaacaaaaagcaaagagcaaaatgtATGCAGACACGCGCAGAGGAGCACGgcagtcagaggtcagtgtcGGTGACACTGTACTCTTGAGacaagacaaaactgacaagtTTACAACAACATTCAATGCAACACCACACAAAATCATCAgcaagacaggaaacaaggtTGTAGTGGAATCACCAACTGGAGCACAGTATGCGAGAAACACCACCTTTGTCAAAAAGTACGAAGGAAATGGACTGAGACAAGACATGCTTTACGAAAGGGAGGAAACCAATGGAGCTGGGAACACTGATCACAGTGAAGCAACGCTTGAAGACGAACACGAGACAGTTGCGCAGACTCCGCCAGCAGGAACTGATTTTCAGACgcagacacagtcagacatACCAGCTAGGCCACAAAGGGTCAAGCGAACACCCAGTAGATTGTCTGATTATGTTTGT
It encodes the following:
- the LOC121626910 gene encoding uncharacterized protein K02A2.6; translated protein: MLIDSGATSNVMGENAWEKLKSEHIKCRSYVPKTERKLYSYSSSQPLAVKGAFTCDISIGNKTEHAEFIVIRGNGEPLLGKETATRLGVLRIGTNISAVTDLRHVLQQQYPEVFKGVGKLKTRQVKLHVNPEVRPVAQPLRRIPFNLRGAVESRIKELVDLDIIEPVNGPTPWVNPVVIVPKPGNDVRLCLDMRRANEAIVRERFPIPTVDELLQGMNGSIIFSKLDLKWGYHQLELTPESREITTFAVHNGVYRYKRLLFGVSSASEQYQHEIASALAGIEGVENISDDVIIHAADQETHDRRLHAVMTRLKETGLTLNPEKCQFNMDRLIFMGILLSEKGIGPTEERVRAVTEAREPENATEVRSFLGLVGYSSRFIPQFATLSEPLRRLTRKDTPFRFGPEQKQAFSALKAELARATTLAYFDKDAPTQVIVDASPVGLGAVLVQSQRGIKVPVCYVSRSLTDCERKYSQTEREALGLVWACERLHPYIYGRKFDLVTDHKPLEVIYGPRSKPCARIERWVLRLQPYEFKVVHIAGKNNIADPLSRLLTGTVKRVQHEHGAEEYVRFVAVNATPKALTTKEVEGASAIDPELGEVRKAIATGHFEKCKQYAIVANELCTIGCLVLRGTRIVLPQALRARALALAHEGHLGIVGTKQNLRTKVWWPGMDRAAERHCKACHGCQIVAKPDPPEPLRPTQLPDGPWRDVAVDILGPLLSNHSILVVVDYFSRYYEYDILTTTTTDKVIDSMETIFSRHGLPVTCKSDNGPQFKSELFRQYCEENGITHVKTTPKYAQANGEVERQNLSLLKRIRIAQSHGLDWKRELRKYVTVYRGIAHTTTGKSPAELLFNRKIRGKLPELIETHMDQEVCDRDAEQKAKSKMYADTRRGARQSEVSVGDTVLLRQDKTDKFTTTFNATPHKIISKTGNKVVVESPTGAQYARNTTFVKKYEGNGLRQDMLYEREETNGAGNTDHSEATLEDEHETVAQTPPAGTDFQTQTQSDIPARPQRVKRTPSRLSDYVCE